The window ACAGCAGTTCATGACGATCCCTCTTTCTCTGGAGGACGCTGCAAGGATCGATGGCGCCGGTCCTATCAAGTATTTCTTGAAGATACTTCTGCCTCTTTCTAAATCGGTTATTGCGGGCTCGGCAATCATAAACTTTGTTTATTCTTGGAACATATATCTGTGGCCCCTAATAGTTACGATGGAAGATAAGATGAAGACTGTGCAAATTGGAGTGAAAATGCTTATCGATGCCGAATCAGCGAATAACTGGGGGATAATCATGGCCGGGACTATGATTGCGGTCATTCCGACGCTTGTCGTTTTCTTCCTGCTGCAGAATCTCTTCGTGAAAAGTCTTGTCGGCACAGGCATAAAGGAATAAATCGACCAAGAGTGCGTATTAGGATAAGCAAGAAAAAGCAGATTACATTTCGTGTCAAATCAACTTCTTCAGGGAGAATGGAGAAACGATAGATCTCTTGACATCTTCTGCAGCGGAACAAGACAGTGCTTCATGCATAGCGACGAAGCGAAACCTCTCTTGATTCTTCCGCTTTCAGGGTCTAGTCTTCTTTGACGCCTTTTGCGCCCGTCAGATTCGATATCGAGTCGTTGAGTATGAAATACTTCGACGCAGCTATCTGCTGTATGGAATCTTTATATCCGTCCAGGCAACTGAAAGGAGCTATCTCTATACCGCTCTTCCTGTCAATTGCGCTGCTGTTGTTGAGAATTCCGTCGCTTGACATGATAAACACCCTGTCGTTATCTATGAAGGAGCCTTCGGGGACGTAGTGAGTTAATGCGGCGAATCCCCGTGAAGCATTCAAGAGATCACGTCCGAAGAGGATCCCGTTTCTCTCAACAATTCCAATGAGATTGAGAAAAGTCGGGAAGAAGTCAATCTGGCCGCCAACTTTAGAGTCAACTATTCTAAGGTCGGAACCCGGCATGTGAAAGATCAGCGGTACATTCATCGCCTGCGCGAAATCATATTCTCTATGAAGCAGATCGGTCAAGATGTCTTTGTTCTCTTTGTTGAATGGGTACAGCCCGGCGTGATCACCATATAGGACTATCAGGGAGTTTTCGTACAGCCCCGCCTCCTCAAGACCTTCTAGAAATTCGCCGAGAGCCCTGTCTGCATAATTGACAGACTGAATGTAGTTGCCAAAGAGGGTTTCTTCGTGCTCGGGAAGCAGTTCGATTCTTCTAAATTCCTCGGGAATTTCATACGGATTGTGGCTCGTGAGCGTCACGATGAATGCAAAGAACGGTTCCACTATACTTTCTAGATATTCCAGCGTTTGCCTGAACAGCGAGAAATCACTAAGTCCAAAACCGATAATCTCATCGCTATCCATGTCCTCAAGGCTTATGAAATCGGAAAAACCTAACGACGGATAGATCTTCTCCCGATTCCAGAACCACCCATTGTTGCCATGGAATGCAACTGTGTAGTAGCCTTCTGACTTGAGAAGCGATGGCAGACTGTAAAAAGTGTTGTCTTCTCTTGTCAGATACACGGAGACTTCTCCGAGCGAATGCATTGAATTCAGAACAACAAATTCGCAATCAGAAGTATTGCCCGCTCCAACCTGTTGATACACTTCATTGAAATAAATGGAATCAGCCGATGCCAAACGATTTAAGTTCGGCGTAATTTCCTGACCGTTATAGGTGAAATTAACAAGGAAGTCCTGGAATGACTCTAGTTGTATTATGATGATATTTCTGTCTCTTGCAACAGAAAAGTATTTGCCTGCCTCCGCCATCTTGTTGACGTAACCGTTGTACGAGACTCTATCGTCAACGGCCATTCCCTTGTCAACTCCGGGGATTGCCTTCACCAGATCATACATGTGATAGGCGAGCACACCGTATCTATTGAAGACAAAGTAAGACTGCAGCGCTTCCGAGGAAAAAGGTACGATCAGGCTTATCAGCATGACAATTGCTATAAGGATATCCGTGTACCCAGGCTTTCTTCCTGTCCATTCTTCGACAGTAAAAGTCTTTTTTCTCAGATAGAAACCAACAGGTATCAAATCGACTATAAAAATGAAGCTTACCGGATGAAGGACGTAAATTATGCTGTCTTTTACCGCACCCACGTGTCCGACATGAACAAGTTCCTTCACCGAGGGCAGAAAACCGAAGTACTGAAAGTACAGGAAATCAATGAAGAGAATACACGAGATGACACAGTACAGAAGAAAGAACTTCCCTCTGAACACCACCCAGAATAGCAGCAGGAGGAATGCCAACCAGGAGAGTGTTCCAAGCAGCAGAGATGCCCTTGCAAGCTCAGCGGTATAACCGTAAAACACAAGGGATTTTACGATAATCAGAACTACTATAAGCGCAGTGGTCTTTGTCGTCCATTGATAAGTTCTTTTCATGTTAATCTCATCCCAGAGTTCTCTTCTTTGTCGACGCCTTCATTATACTAACTTAAGAGCGATCATTCAATGACTTTCATTCTGGTGGCATGGGTTTGCATAACATTTGAGCCGAGAAGTTGGAAGGTGCACTAGAATGTTCAGAGAAAGGGGTATTGTGATGCCTTTTAAGAGTTTTGAATCGAAGTCTCTTCATTTCATTAACCGAGAAATGGAGGAGTTCGAATTAGTCTTCTGTGTGAATGAAGATGACATCGTTCTTATAGATAGTACTAGATCCGGAAAATCAGACTCCATTCTGAGTGAGTTCTTCTCTGCGTTCAGCGATACTGGAAGACTTTCCTCAATGTTGGGAATTGAGGATCTGTCGTCGATTGTTTTGAGGGCGAGCAATGGCGTGCGAACTGATCTAGCGTGCTGCACAAGGGCCTTTGGAATGCCGCGTTATTATTTGGCAAAGGTCGAAAAGAACGGATGTACAGTTAAGATCAGATTCGAAGAGTTAGGAGGGCACTCGGCAAGCGAAGGTAGAAGAAACTTTCTTTCTGCCGCCTTCATGAAGATCGTTCAGAACGCGCCTGTAGCAGTTACTATCAAAGACAGTTCCAGCGATTCTTTGTGGTTGAACAAAATCGCAAAGGAAGCTGGCTTCAGCACTCTAAGCCACGAGATGACCCCAACGAAAGAGAGTTTTGTTGAGTCGCTTCAATTCGAAGGTGAAACCAAGTACTTTAGAAGTTTCGTGATTGATCTGAAAGACAAAGATTCTGGATTCGCTAGCGTCAAGTACTCGATTGATATTAGCGAAAGCGAGAAAGCCAAGCGTGAGCTTCGGATGAGCAGAAACAAGATAAGGAGACTTCATGAGGTGGCCCTTGAACTGTCTAAGGCAGATACGGAGGAAGAAGTGTACGATCTCTTCGTAAATGCGTCCTGCAGAATTCTGGAATTCGATGTATACAGTCTGGACATTGTGGAGGGGGAAGATCTCGTTGTTAAGAGAGTGACCAATTCAGTTCCAGATGATGGTGAGGAACGCTATAGCAAGTATGAAGGAGTTGCCGGGAGGACTCTGTGGCAGGGAAAGACTCTCGTCTTTCCCGATATTTCCAAAAGCCCGGAGGCAAGGCCCAGAAGTAGTGATTACAGGTCCGCGCTGAGCATACCGCTGGGAAGCTTTGGAGTGTTTCAAACGATATCGACTGAGCTGGACGCGTTTGACAGCGAGGATATTGAGCTCGCAGAACTACTCGCGGCACATGTCACGGAGGCAATAAGCAGAATTCGAAGCAGAGAAGAGATCACAAGACTCACTTATTACGACCCTCTAACTGGCGCGCTGAGCAGGTACGGGCTGGCGGAGTATTCTGCTGTGGAAATAGAGAAATCGAATCGATTCTCCACCCCTCTCTCATTGATGATGCTTGATGTCGATGATTTCAAGGTTATAAATGATTCCCAGGGCCATATGTATGGTGACTTTATTCTTTCTTGGGTAGTCGAGTCTATTAAGATGGTTATCAGGAATTCCGATCGGGTAATCAGGTGGGGTGGAGACGAGTTTTTGATAATCCTGCCCGGAGTTGCCATAGAAGGCGCCGAGTCCATGGGGAAGAGAATTCTAGATCGACTCGAGAAAAGAAGCCTGGAAGAGGACGTTGCTGCAACAGTGAGCATAGGGATTACAGAGTATCTGGGAGAAGGAGACAATATCGACGGTACTATATACCGTGCTGACCTGGCGCTTCACGCTGCAAAGAACAAGGGAAAGAATCGTCTTCAGGTCTACGAAAAGAAGGCTTCTAAATAGAGGGGTCGGTTCGAATAATCGAAAAGCGACCCGACTGATCTCTTTCCAGGTAGATTGTTAACTGAAGGTCTTTTATCCACTGACCGTCACGAGAAGTTTGGACAGCCCATCTGGAAATGTCAATATCGTAAGGCTTGAAAGAAACTGAAGCCAA is drawn from Mesotoga infera and contains these coding sequences:
- a CDS encoding carbohydrate ABC transporter permease, translating into LLLNSAIVSVAITLGKLVTGTLAGYAFSNFRFTGRGLAFGFLFATLFLPAETIMIVPLFSLMNRFGWVNTYWALTIPFMASATNTFLMRQQFMTIPLSLEDAARIDGAGPIKYFLKILLPLSKSVIAGSAIINFVYSWNIYLWPLIVTMEDKMKTVQIGVKMLIDAESANNWGIIMAGTMIAVIPTLVVFFLLQNLFVKSLVGTGIKE
- a CDS encoding LTA synthase family protein, yielding MKRTYQWTTKTTALIVVLIIVKSLVFYGYTAELARASLLLGTLSWLAFLLLLFWVVFRGKFFLLYCVISCILFIDFLYFQYFGFLPSVKELVHVGHVGAVKDSIIYVLHPVSFIFIVDLIPVGFYLRKKTFTVEEWTGRKPGYTDILIAIVMLISLIVPFSSEALQSYFVFNRYGVLAYHMYDLVKAIPGVDKGMAVDDRVSYNGYVNKMAEAGKYFSVARDRNIIIIQLESFQDFLVNFTYNGQEITPNLNRLASADSIYFNEVYQQVGAGNTSDCEFVVLNSMHSLGEVSVYLTREDNTFYSLPSLLKSEGYYTVAFHGNNGWFWNREKIYPSLGFSDFISLEDMDSDEIIGFGLSDFSLFRQTLEYLESIVEPFFAFIVTLTSHNPYEIPEEFRRIELLPEHEETLFGNYIQSVNYADRALGEFLEGLEEAGLYENSLIVLYGDHAGLYPFNKENKDILTDLLHREYDFAQAMNVPLIFHMPGSDLRIVDSKVGGQIDFFPTFLNLIGIVERNGILFGRDLLNASRGFAALTHYVPEGSFIDNDRVFIMSSDGILNNSSAIDRKSGIEIAPFSCLDGYKDSIQQIAASKYFILNDSISNLTGAKGVKED
- a CDS encoding GGDEF domain-containing protein; its protein translation is MFRERGIVMPFKSFESKSLHFINREMEEFELVFCVNEDDIVLIDSTRSGKSDSILSEFFSAFSDTGRLSSMLGIEDLSSIVLRASNGVRTDLACCTRAFGMPRYYLAKVEKNGCTVKIRFEELGGHSASEGRRNFLSAAFMKIVQNAPVAVTIKDSSSDSLWLNKIAKEAGFSTLSHEMTPTKESFVESLQFEGETKYFRSFVIDLKDKDSGFASVKYSIDISESEKAKRELRMSRNKIRRLHEVALELSKADTEEEVYDLFVNASCRILEFDVYSLDIVEGEDLVVKRVTNSVPDDGEERYSKYEGVAGRTLWQGKTLVFPDISKSPEARPRSSDYRSALSIPLGSFGVFQTISTELDAFDSEDIELAELLAAHVTEAISRIRSREEITRLTYYDPLTGALSRYGLAEYSAVEIEKSNRFSTPLSLMMLDVDDFKVINDSQGHMYGDFILSWVVESIKMVIRNSDRVIRWGGDEFLIILPGVAIEGAESMGKRILDRLEKRSLEEDVAATVSIGITEYLGEGDNIDGTIYRADLALHAAKNKGKNRLQVYEKKASK